A stretch of Planococcus citri chromosome 5, ihPlaCitr1.1, whole genome shotgun sequence DNA encodes these proteins:
- the LOC135848862 gene encoding alpha-glucosidase-like isoform X2, with protein sequence MKTLFVLLTLCMLQISWCKIDQTWWKHTTIYEVFLPSFKDGNGDGMGDLKGLISKLDHFVDLGIETVYITPHYESPMVDSGYDITNFVAVNPVMGTMEDFEMLIKEMKIRDLIINHSSDEHPWFIKSVNKEHPYTDYFIWKDPKGYDTNGKPTVPNNWLNVFGGSAWEWNDKRKQFYYHQFTPKQPDFNLRNKLLKTEIKKIFKFWLDKGVAGFRLDAVKHLLEDAEFRDEPVSSPDIKVPIQYQDLRHIYTQNVWDSYQFLHELRVFIERVTRKFTDFERVLISEDYVEGELLTKYYGTEKYKIVHVPLNFNLAYIIRYENANYYHNVINDYLRILPEGGTPAWNAENHDKFRKAFILNEEFEFTFASMVLTLPGMAYLYYGQEIGVTGSKIRPDQEVNKFPDDFTKVSRDYFRHPMAWDDSLNGGFTNNEKAYLPLNSNYWRVNVKSRKSEDNAGYYHMFKKIVNLRNTDTLKYGDFKSFVISTWVFAYTRKLEGRESYVMIYNLGSETEFVDLNDSIDDLPEFMTIEVASPNSGYQVGEQLPTGQQIPKILILRPYMTLILSTRSSNA encoded by the exons atgaagacaTTATTTGTACTTTTAACGTTGTGTATGTTACAAATCTCGTGGTGCAAAATCGATCAAACGTGGTGGAAACACACGACCATATATGAAGTATTTTTGCCATCTTTTAAAGATGGAAACGGTGATGGAATGGGTGATCTAAAAG gACTGATTTCAAAACTGGATCATTTTGTGGATTTGGGCATCGAAACAGTATATATTACTCCTCATTATGAATCTCCAATGGTGGACAGTGGTTATGATATAACCAATTTTGTCGCCGTTAATCCAGTCATGGGAACGATGGAAGATTTTGAAATGCTCATTAAAGAGATGAAAATCAGAG ATCTGATAATAAATCACAGCAGTGATGAACATCCTTGGTTTATCAAATCAGTCAACAAAGAGCACCCTTATACTGATTATTTCATATGGAAAGATCCAAAAGGATATGATACCAACGGAAAACCTACAGTTCCTAATAACtgg CTCAATGTTTTCGGTGGAAGTGCTTGGGAATGGAACGATAAGAGAAAACAATTTTACTACCATCAATTCACTCCCAAACAGCCAGATTTCAATTTGCGCAATAAActattgaaaactgaaataaag aaaatattcaaattttggttaGATAAGGGAGTTGCTGGATTCAGGTTAGACGCTGTGAAACACTTACTAGAAGATGCTGAATTTAGAGATGAACCAGTTTCTTCTCCTGATATAAAAGTACCAATCCAGTATCAAGACTTGAGACATATTTATACTCAAAATGTATGGGATTCTTATCAATTCCTTCATGAATTGCGAGTTTTTATTGAAAGAGTTACCAGAAAGTTTACAGATTTTGAAAG agtTTTAATTTCAGAGGATTACGTAGAAGGTGAATTATTGACCAAATATTATGGCacggaaaaatataaaattgtgCACGTGCCTTTGAATTTCAATCTGGCTTATATAATTCGTTATGAAAATGCAAACTATTATCACAACGTCATCAATGATTACCTCAGAATTTTACCAGAGGGGGGCACACCAGCTTGGAAT GCAGAAAACCATGACAAGTTTAGAAAAGCTTTCATACTAAATGAAGAGTTTGAGTTTACATTCGCTTCGATGGTGTTAACGTTGCCTGGCATGGCGTATCTTTACTATGGACAAGAAATAGGTGTGACTGGGTCTAAAATCAGGCCAGATCAGGAAGTGAATAAATTCCCCGATGATTTTACGAAAGTCAGTCGAGATTATTTCAGACACCCTATGGCGTGGGACGATTCGTTAAatggag GGTTCACAAATAACGAGAAAGCATACCTGCCTTTAAATTCTAATTACTGGAGAGTTAATGTAAAAAGTCGGAAAAGCGAAGACAATGCAGGTTATTATCACATGTTCAAGAAAATTGTAAACTTGAGAAACACTGACACGCTGAAGTATGGTGACTTTAAATCGTTTGTGATTTCTACCTGGGTATTTGCATATACGAG gAAATTAGAAGGGCGCGAGTCATACGTCATGATTTACAATTTGGGAAGTGAAACTGAATTCGTCGATCTTAACGATTCTATCGATGATTTACCAGAATTCATGACTATTGAAGTAGCTAGTCCAAATTCAGGTTATCAAGTCGG AGAACAACTGCCAACAGGTCAACAAATTCCTAAAATATTGATATTGAGACCATACATGACTTTGATTCTCAGTACACGATCTTCTAATGCATGA
- the LOC135848862 gene encoding alpha-glucosidase-like isoform X1: protein MKTLFVLLTLCMLQISWCKIDQTWWKHTTIYEVFLPSFKDGNGDGMGDLKGLISKLDHFVDLGIETVYITPHYESPMVDSGYDITNFVAVNPVMGTMEDFEMLIKEMKIRGLKLIIDLIINHSSDEHPWFIKSVNKEHPYTDYFIWKDPKGYDTNGKPTVPNNWLNVFGGSAWEWNDKRKQFYYHQFTPKQPDFNLRNKLLKTEIKKIFKFWLDKGVAGFRLDAVKHLLEDAEFRDEPVSSPDIKVPIQYQDLRHIYTQNVWDSYQFLHELRVFIERVTRKFTDFERVLISEDYVEGELLTKYYGTEKYKIVHVPLNFNLAYIIRYENANYYHNVINDYLRILPEGGTPAWNAENHDKFRKAFILNEEFEFTFASMVLTLPGMAYLYYGQEIGVTGSKIRPDQEVNKFPDDFTKVSRDYFRHPMAWDDSLNGGFTNNEKAYLPLNSNYWRVNVKSRKSEDNAGYYHMFKKIVNLRNTDTLKYGDFKSFVISTWVFAYTRKLEGRESYVMIYNLGSETEFVDLNDSIDDLPEFMTIEVASPNSGYQVGEQLPTGQQIPKILILRPYMTLILSTRSSNA from the exons atgaagacaTTATTTGTACTTTTAACGTTGTGTATGTTACAAATCTCGTGGTGCAAAATCGATCAAACGTGGTGGAAACACACGACCATATATGAAGTATTTTTGCCATCTTTTAAAGATGGAAACGGTGATGGAATGGGTGATCTAAAAG gACTGATTTCAAAACTGGATCATTTTGTGGATTTGGGCATCGAAACAGTATATATTACTCCTCATTATGAATCTCCAATGGTGGACAGTGGTTATGATATAACCAATTTTGTCGCCGTTAATCCAGTCATGGGAACGATGGAAGATTTTGAAATGCTCATTAAAGAGATGAAAATCAGAG gATTGAAACTGATAATAGATCTGATAATAAATCACAGCAGTGATGAACATCCTTGGTTTATCAAATCAGTCAACAAAGAGCACCCTTATACTGATTATTTCATATGGAAAGATCCAAAAGGATATGATACCAACGGAAAACCTACAGTTCCTAATAACtgg CTCAATGTTTTCGGTGGAAGTGCTTGGGAATGGAACGATAAGAGAAAACAATTTTACTACCATCAATTCACTCCCAAACAGCCAGATTTCAATTTGCGCAATAAActattgaaaactgaaataaag aaaatattcaaattttggttaGATAAGGGAGTTGCTGGATTCAGGTTAGACGCTGTGAAACACTTACTAGAAGATGCTGAATTTAGAGATGAACCAGTTTCTTCTCCTGATATAAAAGTACCAATCCAGTATCAAGACTTGAGACATATTTATACTCAAAATGTATGGGATTCTTATCAATTCCTTCATGAATTGCGAGTTTTTATTGAAAGAGTTACCAGAAAGTTTACAGATTTTGAAAG agtTTTAATTTCAGAGGATTACGTAGAAGGTGAATTATTGACCAAATATTATGGCacggaaaaatataaaattgtgCACGTGCCTTTGAATTTCAATCTGGCTTATATAATTCGTTATGAAAATGCAAACTATTATCACAACGTCATCAATGATTACCTCAGAATTTTACCAGAGGGGGGCACACCAGCTTGGAAT GCAGAAAACCATGACAAGTTTAGAAAAGCTTTCATACTAAATGAAGAGTTTGAGTTTACATTCGCTTCGATGGTGTTAACGTTGCCTGGCATGGCGTATCTTTACTATGGACAAGAAATAGGTGTGACTGGGTCTAAAATCAGGCCAGATCAGGAAGTGAATAAATTCCCCGATGATTTTACGAAAGTCAGTCGAGATTATTTCAGACACCCTATGGCGTGGGACGATTCGTTAAatggag GGTTCACAAATAACGAGAAAGCATACCTGCCTTTAAATTCTAATTACTGGAGAGTTAATGTAAAAAGTCGGAAAAGCGAAGACAATGCAGGTTATTATCACATGTTCAAGAAAATTGTAAACTTGAGAAACACTGACACGCTGAAGTATGGTGACTTTAAATCGTTTGTGATTTCTACCTGGGTATTTGCATATACGAG gAAATTAGAAGGGCGCGAGTCATACGTCATGATTTACAATTTGGGAAGTGAAACTGAATTCGTCGATCTTAACGATTCTATCGATGATTTACCAGAATTCATGACTATTGAAGTAGCTAGTCCAAATTCAGGTTATCAAGTCGG AGAACAACTGCCAACAGGTCAACAAATTCCTAAAATATTGATATTGAGACCATACATGACTTTGATTCTCAGTACACGATCTTCTAATGCATGA